TTTATACTGAGGATTGGTGCACACGGACTGATACAACTCTTTAGGCCGGGGTACGACCCACAATGAGCTACGACAACTGCAAGGCTGTAGGTTAAGTATTgatgttttccttctccttgacaGACTGCCTGGCAAGGCTAATGAGTCTCATCTACCCGGGTTTGGAATTGGAGTTGTCCTTCTCCTTGGCTGGCTGCCAGCCTAGGCTGATGAGCCCAGACTACTCGCCCAGTTATACCGCTGGCCACTCAGCCGCGCCATGACATAGACTGAATAAGAACAGGAACGCCACGTGAAGGCGTTGCTATAGGCACAGCAGTGTAGGAGAGGCCATATACATGCGACCACCTGCATGGCAAACCACACAGCGGTCCTGTGGCAATCACTACACCTGGAAAGGAGAGGCTATGGGAGacgttgcgctaactgctacactactgtggcaccatATGGAGTTATCCTATTCATAGCAAGATAAAGAAATATCAACAGAAAGAGAATTAGATGTTTGACAGTTTAAAGTTAAATATTTCATATTTCTCATACTGAAGTGTGTGGTGCTCTTATGGACTATTTTAGCAGAGGAAAACATCAAGTCTGTTGCCATACTGGAAGTTGGAACACATACTTCTTTAGAGTCTTCAACATTCTCAAAGTAGACAAATGCAAATCCTCTTGATCTTCCTGTTCGCTGGTCATAAACCACATTGATCCCTGCGAGAGGTCCATATCGAGAAAACACTTCACGTAGTTCCCGGTCAGTGGTGTACAGGCTCAGGCCAAACACTCCCAGACAATTATTAGGATTTGGGTTGGTCTAAATAAGAAATCAAAACAGCAGCTCAATAATATTTCACTTTTTTTGCATCAAAAGGAAATATTGACAATTTATTGAAATATACATTTCCTTCCCAGTATTATAGAAAACTGAATCTTGGTCAGAGATATTCAGCTATACCTGTCATTTACACAATCATCATATAAACAAGCCCCACTGGTTCCACAACTGTATCATTTCACAGATCAGTTTGGTTCTGGATGCCAGTCAGATGGCCAAACCACAGAAGTCAATATATGTTGATCATGTGGTTAAAGCTTATCATCTTAATGCTTCATATTATTCCAACATACCCTCCCAGTTAAGTTCACCAAATCAGTAGAGAATTTTTATTTAAATGGGGGCAACTTTTGTAAATGGATTTATGGATTCTGAGTGAAGAAAAAATTGAGTTGAATGGTCACCACTTCTGAGCCACTCTTCACCCCACATCGACATGACACCCTAACCCTGTTCCAAGTCACATGGCTCCCAACACACTGTGGAGAACTATAGATGATAAAGGCCTTTCAAACAACAAAGGATGACTTTGCTTTCAGATCAAAAAATTGCACACATTTTCAGCAATGGGATAAGCATAAATACAAGATTAAAAATGTAATTTACAAAGATACAGATGAATTAAAAACAATCAGCATGGAATTAGGGTTGTGCCTCACTAATTGTGATTTTTAGTTTTTAAAAAGGGTTAATGAGGGCAGTGTCAAAATAGAATTCAAGTTTTTAAAACTTTAAACTCCAACCATttgaattccaattcccattccaacatgtcaggcCATGGCCTCCCTCTTGTgctaagatgaggccacactcagggtgaatGAGTAACACTTGCTATtacgtctggatagcctccaacctgatggcatgaatatccatCTCTCTTTTCGGTAaaacctctcccccaccttctattccccactctgggatCAGACATctcaactgcccatcacctccccgtgtgcactctcctctcctattagattccttcctctccagccctcatCTTTttcacccacctggtttcacctatcaccttccagctaacctccttcctttccccacaactttctattctggcatctgccctcttcctttctagtcctgatgaagggccttggcccgaaacatcaactgtttatttatttccatagatgctgcctgacctgttgagttcctccagcattttttgtgtgtgctgctttaagTTTTCCAAAGGTCCATGTGTTAGGCTGATGACAAAATAAAGGCTGCAGAGTATAAGAGAATGTGACAAATAGTTTTATAACCACCTCATTGTCTCAGAACTCGGAACCTCACGTTATATTGTGTCCTAGGTTTGGACAATTGTAAATACATGGCAGGTTACTGGCTAACCTGGACTGCTGACAGCActctcaaaacatcgactgtttatcccatggatgctgcccgacctgctgaactcctccagcattttgtgtgttaataTGGAGAGGAACTAGGTCCAATCATGTCCCTAATATTGGAATCAGGTTTGAATGCAAAATAACAAATCAAAACATACAAGGTGACTAGCAGCATTGACAAATCTCAGCTAAGTTGATAGGGAGATGTTAAATTAGCAGACTCTAAAAGAAAAGCTATTCTACTCATAGTAGCTAGGAAATGATGTGTAGTGTGTGACCAGTTTAACTGCCAAAAGGAAGCAAAAACAGAAATCCAGACAGTCTGGAACATGTACCCAACCATGTTACCGTAGATCACCTATATCAGTTTAGCCACTATAATTGATGAAAGATGCTCAAATTGTTGAAATATGTTGCTTCCTGCTACCCTTTCACTGACTGTAGTCTGTCATCAGACCATGACAATGAAGTGCCAAGTACCTTTTGTTTTAGAGGAAAGAGGTGGTATAAGGCTGCTAGATTTGGATTAAGGGCTACCACATCTCTTCTTACAAATTTTAGTTAATTCAATACAATTTTCAATGAAATCTTATGAACTCAACTTTCTTTGCTCAATACACTCAAATTACATCATTCAGATCAGTTGGCACAATTTAAAATATTCTGCAGCATATTGTTACTGTAGTTTGATAGAATATTAGCAACAGAAGACCAAATTTCTTGGCATATTGATTTATAAAAAATAGTCACACCATCATAAAAAGACAAATGATACTGACCCTGCTTCCAATGTGGCGTCGCCTGCTGGATATGGGAGAATGGCTGCTGCTTCTTCTACGCCTGTAGACAGGTGAGTAAGATCGGCTCCTGGATCTTCTCCTATATGACCTAGTGTGAGATCTCGATCGTGAATAGTACTTTGAGCGACGGCGATGACGACGGGAACGTGACCTTTGGAGACAGGAATGTAACTGATGAACACTTCAATTAGAGAAGACAAATATTCCTGTGATTTCGAAAAGCCCTCTACATCAAAACTACATTTTCACATGTCACTACTGTGATTATGTTTCAATAGACCTTCATTATGGGCAGGGTGGAGGATTTGAAAGttgctccttccctcctctagcctgcaggtcacccttgggcaaggtgtagcacctgcttagcccctcctcCTCACGCCCAACATCAGTgtcacatgaagtcatgggagcagctggtggatggtcatatgagcagctgagtTCTGGTTATGTGACTGCTGacgccagacaatctctgaagagtattgataatggctgagggtcacctgtcttgtaaagacgctgcccagaaggcaatgaaatcacaagaacaatcacagtcatgAAAGACCATGCTTGCCCACAtaatacgacacggcacataacagtAATGATGAGTCCTTCATTGGCTACTTAAGTGCAGTAGGACATTGAGATTCTGAAAGGTTTGGAAAAATAATTTTATTGAGAAGTTTGATAGAGTAATATTCAAATTAAAACATTTTCATGTTCAGCCTAAGCTTACAAAACCCTTTAAAGAGAAAAACTGCATTGAAATCTCGAGAATAACTGACTGAataaacatacatagaaacatagaaaacaggtgcaggagtaggccattcggcccttcgagcctgcaccgccatttattatgatcatggctgatcatccaactcagaacaccgccccagccttccctccatacccccctgatccccgtagccacaagggccatatctaactccctcttaaatatagccaatgaactggcctcaactgcttcctgtggcagagaattccatagattcaccactctgtgtgaagtagtttttcctaatctcagtcctaaaaggcttcccctttatcctcaaactgtggccccttgttctggacttccccaacatcgggaacaatcttcctgcatctagcctgtccaattcctttaggattttatacgtttcaatcagatcccccctcaatcttctaaattccaacgagtacaagcccagttcatccagtttttcttcatatgaaagtcctgccattccaggaatcaatctggtgaaccttctctgtactccctctatggcaaggatgtctttcctcagattaggggaccaaaactgcacacaatactccaggtgtggtctcaccaaggccttgtacaactgcagtagtacctccctgctcctgtactcgaatcctctcgctataaatgccagcataccattcgcctttttcaccccctgctgtacctgcatgcccactttcaatgactggtgtataatgacacccaggtcttattgcacctccccttttcctaatcggccaccattcaaataataatctgttttcctatttttgccaccaaagtggataacttcacatttatccacattaaattgcatctgccatgaatttgcccactcacccaacctatccaagtcactctgcatcctcttagcatcctcctcacagctaacactgccacccagcttcatgtcatccacaaacttggagatgctgcatttaattccctcatccaagtccttaatatatattgtaaacaactggggtcccagcactgagccttgcggtaccccactagtcaccgcctgccattctgaaaaggttccgtttattcccactctttgcttcctgtctgctaaccaattctccatccacatcaataccttacccccaatactgtgcgctttaagtttgcacactaatctcctgtatgggaccttgtcaaaagccttttgaaaatccaaatataccacattcactggttctcccctatccactctactagttacatcctcaaaaaattctatgagattcgtcagacatgattttcctttcacaaatccatgctgactttgtccgatcatttcaccgctttccaaatgtgctgttatcacatctttgataactgactccagcagtttccccaccaccgacgttaggctaaccggtctataattccccggtttctctctccctccttttttaaaaagtggggttacattagccaccctccaatcctcaggaactagtccataAGCTGCACAATCATGGACAAGTTTATTAAGTAGAATTCCTCACCATCAGGAGACAAGGTAAACTACAAGACCATGAGACCAcaaaatataagagcagaattaggctatttggcccatcaagtcttttctgccatttcatcatggctgatccaattttcctctcagccccagtctcctgcctttgccccatatcccttcatgccctgaccaatcaagaatctatcaatctctgccttaagtatacatacagacttggcttccacagccgactatggcagagaatttcagattcaccatcttctggctaaaacAAAAAatcatcatctccattctaaaaggacgtccctctattctgaggctgtccccccTGGTCTTActgccaccacaggaaacatcttctccacatccactctatcgaggcctttcaccatttgatagatttcaattaggtcacccattcttctgaattccagtgaatacagacccaaaaccatcaaatgctcttcatatgacaggctgtttgaccctggaatcattttcgggaacctcctttgagccctctccagtttcagcacatcctttccgagataaggggcccaaacctgctcataatactccaagtgaggcctcaccagtgctttataaggtctcaacattacatctttgtttttacaTACAAGTTctcttgcaatgaatgctaacatctcatttgccttcctcaccacagattcaacctgcaaactaaccattagggaatcttacacaaggactcccaaatccccttgcacctctgatttttatattttctccccatttaaaaaaatagtcagccctttcatttcttctactaaagtgcatgactagacacttcccgacactgttttccatctgccacttctttgcccattctccttatctgtccaagtccttctgtagcccagttcctcaaaactacctgttccTCTACCCAgccttgtatcatctgcaacctttgcaagaaagctatcaattccatcatccaaatcattgacatacaatgtaaaacaaATCGGTCCGAACACAGATCACTGTGGAaccctagtcactggcagtcaactagAAAAGGCTATCTTTACTCCCATTCTatgcctcctgacaatcagccaatgcattatccatgctagaatctttcctgtaaataccatgggcttgtagcagcctcatgtgtggcaccttgtcaaaggccttctgaaaatccaaagtacacaacatcaatcaattcttctttgtctatcctgcttatttcttcaaagaattctaacagatttgtcaggcaagatttcccttaaggaaagcatgctgactgcagaatattttatcacgtgcctccaagcaCCGAGAACTCATTCTTGATAATCGACTTCAGCATCTTCCtagccactgagatcagactaactggcttatagtttcctttcttctgcctctctcccttcttgaggagagtgacatttgtaattttgcagtcttccagaaccattccagaatgtagtaattcttgaaagatcattactaatgcctccacaatctcttcagctacctctttcagtaaGTTGCATTTTAAAGAGAAGCTGACTAAGCATCAAGGATGTACCGATGGAGTTAGGTGGATAGAGGCTTTAGTAGAGCAGTTAAGTGTTGCCGTGGACTATTCAGTAGATCACAAGGACTGTTTCAGTTCACATATTAAAAGTTATTCTATTTGATTTCCTTAGTCATAGGCAATTATacaaagctgtttttttttttattcaaAAGAAATAGTTAGTCTATCTACAAGCAGTTATAAATGAAAGATGACAACCTGGTAAAGCAATGCTTCATTTAATTTTGAGGTTGGACTAGAGCCATTCCAGAGATTGGAGAGCTAATGTCCACTGGATCTGGCTGTGAAATAACTGACTACTAACGAAATTACAATTACGACATTAACAAGTATTTGAAAAGTGaacatgggtggggggggggaatagtgATTCTTGAAGTAATATTCAGAGAATGCTCAGCTTTTGTTTTGCATTTAGTGTCAACAAAAAACCTAAATTCCATAAATGAACTGAAATTGTTCATTTTTACAGCAGTAAGCTCCtttatcacctcctcaaaaaatttgATCAAGTTTGTAAAGCATGACCCTGCATGAAGCCCTACTGTCTCTATTCCTCAATATCCTCTTCAACAGCTCTTATTATCGACCAGGCTCACTGTCTTATTAATTACCTGGATTATCCccatttcctttcttgaacaacatttCTTGCACATTTGTCATGCTCCAGTCCTCACCCGTTGCTAGTGAGAAAACAAAGATCTTTGTCAAAGTCCTAGGAATCTCTGGCTTGTTCTTTTAATCAATATTCTGGGATTATGTGCCATCAAGCACTGGAGACTAATCACCTTAATGTTTTTCCGGAAGACTAGCACTACCTCTTCAATCTGAATGTCCCAGCAGATTAGCATGCTTTACTCTGCCTTCACTATCTTCCgaatccttctccttggtaaatactgacacTTGTGGACTCCAGGCACAAATTCCCTCCTTTATATTCGAGTGGGCCTACCCTCTCCTGAGTTATCCTTTaagtatagaatgccttgggattggCCTTGATCCTGCTCGCCAAGAACATTTCATGGCTCCTTTTTGGCCTTCCTAATTGCCTGTCTTTATATCGTGTAAGAGCCCAGTCTGATTTTAGCTTCCCAAGACTTGCATATACTTCCTTTCTCTTCCCCAGATATTTTAGGACCCCTCAGGTCATTCATAATTCCCTTAGTTTACCATCCTTgctagaaactgctgatcctgaACTTTGATCAGCTGGTCAAATTCCAAACCGATGCCACTTAGATCCTACATATCCTGTCATAATTTTCCCTCCTCCATAAGATCTGATTCTATCCTTACAAGGCAAATAACCTACTTCTACTACATGGATGTCTTGCATTCTTGagccctcgttcttctaaatctTGAGTAAAGGTCCCAACTATATAtaatttttgcattattttcCTGTGTGCCCGTAACCCTTTCAAAATATGAAAATCTAAATTGTTTGTATTAACCCAGGTTCTAAGTTTTTAATCCAACTGTCTTGTCTTTCAATTATGTTCTTCTGGAAACTGACCCAGTCCTCTGAAcctgcattttttttgttttgaaaaagCATCAACATTGGTACTTTGCAAATGATGTTTCTGTACATCAGATTCCTCTGCTCTAGGAGCAGTTTTCAAGGAGTCTGCTGCTTCCTATAAGATGTGCAATCTACATTTATCTACACACTGATTCAGCAAGTAATTAAACAAGTGTTGTTTGAAAAAATCTTTGAAATTTCATTTCCAATTTCCAAGGTCAAGTAATTCACTTCAACAGCGAGAACATTTGTCACATCACATATTCTGGCAGAACACAATTTCACACCTTTTGGTAGTTTGGGTAAATGTCAAATCGCTTCCTACTTTGTTTTGCCCTCATTTTGATATTCATTTCAACAGAAGtggtgatttcaatatttaagaggaaacCTGGATGagtccatggatgggaggggtatggacagtGATGGGATGAAGCAGATTAAtaatttagcatggactagatgggctaaaggaccCGTTACTGTAGTGCAGTGCTCTACAATTTCATTACTAACCTGCCTTCTCAAATCATAATGCAGTATGTAGCACAAAGATCTTTTAGTACTTCAAATATATTATGTAGTTAAAAAGAATGGTTTTAATATTATAAATGGACactgatttatttagagatacagcacagaacagacccttccgatccaactgcccagcaacccatcccCTATTTACCACTAaccttatcacaggacaatttacaatgaccaataaacttACTaagcagtacatctttggactgtgggatgaaaacAACAGCCACGGgtagaacacacaaactccttatagacagtgtcGGAATTAAACTCCAATCTCCGAATGTTCTgaactgtaatagcgtcatggcaaccactacactaccatggcccCCAAAAGGAAATGAAACAAGGGCAAAGGGAATTAAAGAACTTGCACATCCCATAAGACTGCAAACTCCACAGAATTATAACTGTAAAAAAACATAAGCACACATTAGCTCTCCTGCAATATTCCTACTCACCGTGACTTGGAACGTGATCGAGATCGTGAGAACGATGTCCGAGATCGTGATAAGTTTGACGCCCTTGACAATGAACGGGAAGCAGATCGGCTTTTCGACTTGTTCAGTTTAGCTGGTGTCCTACTCCGTGATCTCGATGTCGGCCTCCCATCCTAGTACATCAGGACATTTTATTACCAAGCAAGTAGTGAGATGAGACTGCAGTAACAACCTAACCAGGCAAAATGCCTTGTTCTCAACTATAGCACTTTATTTCACCTCAACCATTTCCCTAATATAGAAAACCCCATTAACCTAGCCAGAATATTAAATAGTCCCTGATATCATttgtccaatttttttttttgtaataatcGGTCTGATTATAAAGCTTAGCATGCAATTTATACTAGAACTGAAGCATACAGACACAAATAGACTATATACATTACTTGGCCTAGGTATCTTTCCTCCAGACACCTTCTTTTAAATTTACTTCACTCGTTTTTACTTTTTCTTTTCTTCATTCTTCATTTTTCAGTTTTCTTACACCGAGAATTCTTCACCTTCCAAACCACTTAATGCCTTACACCATGCATGCTCTTCTATCTGACCATTCTTCGCTCTCATTTCAGCTTCAAATTTATTTGACTGATCTGTAATACTTGTGTGTATAGTCATTATCTTGATTATCTTCCATTATTCCACCTTCTTCATGTACATTAACCTTAATGGAAAAAGAATATTCAGCATGATGAGGTATATGGGATCAGATTAAAACTTGTTGTAAATCTTAATTTCCCATTAAAATTTATTCACCCATTTAAGAAATTTTGAAATGTCTACTGGACCAGGGACAAGCCAATTATCCTTGTTTTGTAAAAATCAGACAGTATTCCAGTTACTCTAAGGTTTGAGATGGCAAAATCAAGCGCTACAGTGAAATACTTTAATAAAATATTACTTGGTAAAGgctttgctttaaaaaaaaatgcaccgCTACCAAAATTTTTCCCTTATGGATGATCCTAATGAAATTATTTCTGCATGAATTCTAATACCCAATAGCAATTTATTAGACAGGGAAAGACACTTAAATGACGACACGATCCTTCACTcgttatatattttaaaagttcaGTGTCAGAAAGTCAGGTTAACAGTTTTACTCTCACTGATTTAAAGGATCTTCATAAAGTTACTTTCATCACTTAATTCTGATGATTAATATGAAGATCGTAATTCCATTTCACCTGAGTCATATTTGACTGGATGTGTTATTGGATTCTGTGATAAAATCCTGTGACTTCATTTTTTGATGAACAGAAAAATCAATCACAAAAAGGAACAAATGAATTGCCTCATTTCCCTTGCAATATAAAACAGGCAGGGTGGAGGACTATGATTAACAGCAATGTTCTTTAGCTTAACATTATAGTACAAGTTGAGGACTCATCTTTACAGAATATTTGACTTTACTGTAGTCACATAATTCTTGATCTTGCAGCAATTCCTCATAACACTAAGGTTcaattttgatttattttatttagagctcTTTCCGGCCCAagaagccacactgcccagcaacctacctatttaaccctagcttaatcacaggaaaatttacagtggccaattaacctactaaccagtacatctttggattgtgggaggaatccagagcacccagaggaatcccacagtcacagggagaacatacaaacttccttACAGAAAATAAAACATGACAGAGCACTATTAATAATACACGGCttgcgtgacactattacagcttgggacattggagtttggagttcaatcctggcttcttctataaggagtctctgcacatcctcccgtagaatgcatgagttttctctgggtgctccggttctCTCCCATGGCCCAAAGATctaccgggtaggttaactggtcattgcaaattgtcccatgagtaggttagggttaaattggggtcaatgggggttgctgggcagtatggctcgaagggctgaaagggcctttTCACCAGATCtgcaataaaatttttaaaatattatgaaAGCAATTCTGAATTAATTAGTTAGAAAAGGGCTTCACCAAAAATATACACCTGGTAGAGAAATGCTCCAACAATTATTTTAAATCCATGTTCAGAATGGAATCCATGATCAGACTGAACTAAACAAAACAGCCATTACTAATAAAACTTAATAGGTTtgactaaataaataataactcATCAGGATGGTAATTACCATACCTCTTGGCATACAGGTAAGGTATTTTTGCATTTCTTAATTGACCTATCTAAACCCATACGATCTTTTATTCGTAAAGTTGCCAGTTGGCTAAATGAATACATGTgggatactgcacaggattggaaaaaactgcagaaagttgtaatctctgccagctacatcatgggcaTGAGCTCTTCCCACATCAAGGATACTTTCAAGAGGCACAGCCTCAATAATTAAGCATCTACTATAAAGGACCCCATCacttgggacatgccctcttatttttaccaacaggaaggaggtacaggaacctgaaggcacactcagcaattcagaaacaacttcttcccctgtgccaccagatttctgattggacattgaaccagagaacattatttcattattttattttgcttttttgtactacttatttaattaattaaccTTATTGTAATAGTCTTTTTATTATGTCTGGGGAGTACTGCTGTCGCAAACGAATTTCACAACAAACgccagtggtaataaatctgactctgaggTTAAATGTAAAGGTGATGTCACACCAGAAGGACGAAATTCTAAAAATACTACTGATCACTCATGATAGAAAGTCCTTTACAAAACAAGGGCTGCTAAGTTAGAGCTTCAGCAATGAAGTTCAATTTTACTTGATCCCTACCCCACTGTCTGCCTATTTATGCATTATTGTATCTCCAAAATCAAATTGATTTTCTGGAGAGTCATTACAGAAGTTAGGTCTATGGACCATCTCACTTAGTTACAAGCAGATAAATGCATTTAGCCAAATAGATTTTCAGACTCAAGGTGATATTTAACTTGACCAGCTCCTGCCACAAGTACCAATGAAATTGTtcatctagagcaggggtttctagCCCTTTTTTATCCCATGgattccaggttgggaacccctcagCTAGAGCGAATTACAGAACGCTCTAAAGAAGAGGGTTCATCATCGCTGAGGGAGCTAATGACATCATCTTAGAGCAGCGGTTCCCAACCAGGGTCCACAGACTCCATGTTCAATGGAATTAGTCCATGGAATAAATAAAGATTGGGAGCCCCATTCCTAGAG
The sequence above is drawn from the Mobula birostris isolate sMobBir1 chromosome X, sMobBir1.hap1, whole genome shotgun sequence genome and encodes:
- the LOC140191887 gene encoding transformer-2 protein homolog alpha-like translates to MSDTEDLTDEEKDGRPTSRSRSRTPAKLNKSKSRSASRSLSRASNLSRSRTSFSRSRSRSKSRSRSRRHRRRSKYYSRSRSHTRSYRRRSRSRSYSPVYRRRRSSSHSPISSRRRHIGSRTNPNPNNCLGVFGLSLYTTDRELREVFSRYGPLAGINVVYDQRTGRSRGFAFVYFENVEDSKEAKERANGMELDGRRIRVDYSITKRPHTPTPGIYMGRPTTVRSSHYHDSYSDRYTDRDFNYRRRSPSPYYSRYRSRSRSYTPRRY